In the Populus trichocarpa isolate Nisqually-1 chromosome 1, P.trichocarpa_v4.1, whole genome shotgun sequence genome, TggataaaagtttttaaaaagaaaaaagaaaaaaaaggcatgaaGTACGAAGCTTACtttcacaaattaaattgacaaGTGGctgaattaacaaaataaaaattgttgagGGACCAACAAGTTCATTTAACcagtgttattaaactcggtatGGTGGGCCTGTAACTTCGCTTGACAAGGAGTTGAACCGGGCAGTGAGGCCCGCAAACCGTCTCATCCAAATTGTAGCCATGGAATGTTTAAAGCTTTTGAACtaagaacaaagaaaacttgTTTTAATTCCAAATATTTTAACGTAATCAAGCTCTTAaactattattaattttctactAAATTATTCCGTTAAGATTTTCTGCTTGATTCCCATCTCTATCTAGCCTTTGCAGTTTGCCCTACAGAAAACCCACTTCAGCCCTACTAATCAACAACCCATAAAAGCACTGTCAGGTGGTCATCTTTTCTGATTCTTAGAATCTGGGGTTTTTCCATTGCGTTTAATCCATCTTTTTTGGTGTCTTAATCCAACTTTCCTGTTTGATTTCTCCATTGGAGGTAACCATTATTTGTATAAGTAGCTGCAGCTATGTGATTTGCATTAAAATCCTGTTTTTGGCTAATGGGGTTCATAAAGCTGCTTCTTTGtgattatatatgtatatgttttattaaatcttttgtGTATTATTTAGGGTTTGCTGGAGGAGGTTTTATGTGTCGATAACAAAAATGCTATTTCAATTGAGATTCAAGATTTAACCATAACTAGGCCCTTCGCAGTGTATGTGCTGTTGAAACTgtaaaattttgggtttttaattcattaaaaaaaaaaaaacaaactaaaggTGAATCCAAgacttagttttttattcattaaatagtataattacaatgttgttttgaaccaaaaaaaaactggaCATTGGGACTGAAATGTTCTTTTTCACTGGAACacaaatgtcttttttttttaattatagggGGTTAGATTAATAATCTTGTTTTatacagtaaaattattaatttgataccAGAATAAAATAATCCAATACTTACTACTTAGaaacatttttgtatttttattttttttaaatagagtaATTACTTTAATGCTTTTAAGAACAAAACTCtcaccaaaaagtttttttgtcattttatattgttttcattgTAAATTTCAAGGATACTCAAGGGCATTGaagtaaattatatttattacatataattttaaaaaatattgttggtgTATGTTGCACGTCAGTATGTGGATGGCCCCTGTGCTGTTTAGGCGGCATGTGGGGTGCCGTCTGACGACCAAATGCCGCTTTCCGGGATGACTTTTGAATGTTCTCAAGTGTCCTCAATCCAATAAGGCTACACATGTCCCAAGATTCATGGCGGTTTGGATCCAACTTCCATTTCCCCTCATCGTCTCTCTCTCCTCATCTAAATTTTCACACCAGctccttaaaaattcaaaaatagtcttttaatttgttgattctTCATATTTGAtctcttttattatcattattattttatcttgaataatttttaaatttggtatgccttttcaatctcatccctcttaagtttttttatatttcaaaattgatcctcattctttttattattatttttttgtttggaatcattttttaaattgattttgttttacggTTTCaccctcccttttttttttcctatcaaatttaatccttattttttttattgtcaattatttttctttggcaagtttttatttgaaatcattttttaaattgattttgttttacgatATCACcctcatttggttttttttctcatcaaatttaatttttattcttttgattgccaatttttttgctttgataaatttctaaaattgatatatttagatTGGTTCATAATAAAATTCTTGATTGGAGCTGAATCTAGAGATTCCATAAGTTGCGAGTTTTTAAGATTTAACTTGGTTTAGAATGTTTATCCgggttgacttggttttttcccCTTTGTCTAAGCTAATCCCCCCCctcatttcatccttcaatgtttaTTCAATTGGATACCGGGTTCCTTTTTTCTTAACTTGCTTTCTATGAGACTTTTTGTTGGTCTTGAAAATGACATCGTTATCTCCGGTCATTTTGTTTATCATTctttgttaggttttttttactgattctttaaatttattttttctcgatcctttccttcaatatttaaaatgattttaaaaaaaattacaaggttggaattctttttctatttcatccctctttattttatttttcttttgaatttagttctcattctttttattagtatttgttttatctgagatgaatttttaaaattatttttgtttctttttttctctaggATTTTCTACTGGTTTTAAAAATGACCAAggttttcttgggttttttttatttgttactcTATATTGAATTTACTTTggctaattaatattaaattgattaggaattgagatTCTTGATTTAGCCAGGATCTAAAATTTCATGAGTTGCgagtttgagatttttttctgggttttgaaGGTTCacccgattttttttttgttttttccccttttttaaagttgatttttttttagttttatcattcaacatttatatCATTAGTGAttagttttattagttttaacttgccttctatatgatttttttgaccttgtatttttttttcattttctttttttgaagttGTCCAtatattaggattttttttcttgatcacaTCAATGCCTCcagtaggggtgttcaaaataaccgattaaccgagaaaaccgaaaaaaccgaagaaaaattaaccgaaaaaaccgaaccgaaatgaaaaaccgattaaaccgattgtcaaaaccataaattttaacaggtccggttcggtttcggttttgaaccaaaaaccggaacaaaccgaaccggacccattaaaaaccaaaaactacaCAAATCTCTGAGTCTGAGGTATAAATAGTTAATTGTAACCTAACCCTCCTGTCTCTCACAAAAAGCCGCCGCCCCCCCTGtcaattaatttctaattttcctTTCCCGGTTTCCCAATCTTCCTCTCAATTAATTTCTAATCTTCCTTTCTCATTTCCCAATCTTCCTTTCCAGTGGGTTTTTTCTAATCTTCCTTTCCCATTTCTCAATCTTCCTTTCCAGTGGGTTTGTTGAAAGAGCTTTCAATGCAAAGGTCACATTTTTCAACTTCACATACGAAAATTGATGGCAAAGGGCAATGGAAACCATAATCttcctctttttcttgtttttatctttcctcccttttcatttttagcTGTCTTTCTTGTGGTAAGTATTGGTGGTAATGGTTGAGATCGGTGGGACTAATGGCAATGGAAACCATGGAGGAGTTGTTTTggatattaaagataattatcCTTCATCTAGCTCTATCAAGAAAGTTTCTGTTTTGAATTTCTGTGCCTTTCATGCAAAGGGTGCTGTAAATCCATCTTCTTTCTGTGTTTGTGTTTTCCTTGCCGTATGAAAAATCTGGATGATGGGATtaggtttcccggttttttgccaaaaaaaaccggatttaaccgaaccggaccggttcggtttgaaccggttttcggtccggttcggttaatatttcacaaaattaatgtaattcggttcggttggttttttgagtctaaaccgaaccgaaccgaaccgtgaacacccctagccTCCagtcacatttaaaaaaacagttaaaaataTGCTTGCatcataaaattacaatttatttttcaatttcatcctattttatttttttttttatcttttaaatctgatccacatttttttattgctgattgtttttttatataatttcatcctccatgagttttttttctatgaaatttgatcttcatgttttttattgctatcttttttgtctttgcaagtttttaaaattaatatttttttctcgatttcatccTCCAAAATTAAACTGGTTTGAAATTAagcttctttgttttgtttaactTGAATCGAGGATTTCAAGGgttgtaaatttttaaaatttaattaaatttaagaggTTTGTTCaggtttgtttaggttttttttgttttttaaaattcgaCCAAGTTTAGTTTCGTTCACAATCCCTGGATGTTTGTTTCTATTTAGCAAGTAAATATGCTGAAGTATTTTTTGAATCTAATGCAAATTATGGCACGAGATAGGTTCATGGTTTGGCTTACTCTGGTCATGCTTTGGGCAAAATTATACCGTGTAGCACAATGTGCTTCGCTAAGGATGTTGCGCTGAGACTAAATATGTCGTGTTCATTCAATGTTATGgacattattttctttctttggtttaatttatgctaatttaattCTCATGGTATGAGAAAAGTTCGTTGTTCTTAGTGAAATGACTTCAAATAGAAGGGCTTTTGTAGGCGAGAACAAGTGTCACGAGCATTCTCTTTTACTTTTACATCCTGGAAAAAAGAAGGATGGTGATAAGTATGCACACACTTTGATTTGCCTAATGTACCAGAATTCAGGGCGTGTTATTAATGGCGGACCTTAAAGGAAGCCTGCTCCCTCCAAAACCGGCATCAGCTATAAACCTTAGAGATTCATCTTATCGGCTATCTGTCTCTGGACGCCAACCTTTCCAAGGCGTTGATATATGTTCTAGGTTTGAAAAAGCGTGGCCAAGACCTTCGGTCATGGATTCGTGTTGATTCGTCGGGAAATTCCATTCCCAAATTATTCGTGTTGATCTACCTGCTCGTGATTTACGCCTGCTTGATCCTCTTCTTGTTTACCCCTCAACAATCCTTGGTAGAGAGAAGGCTATGGTTGTAAACTTAGAGCAGATTCGGTGTATTATTACAGCTGACGAGGTTCTGCTCCCAGATTCCCTTGACAGCCACGTGTTGCAGTATGTGGTGGAGCTACAAGGACGATTGATGACGCCAGGGCTAGGTGATGTATGACAGTCAGAAGGTGCTGAATTGAATCGAAGGAGAAGTAGGAATTTCGACAACGTATTTGGGAATATACATCCCCTGGTTTAGGGCTCTTGAAGTTGCAATGGAAGCTGCCTGCACCTTCCTTGATTCTCAGGTGTGCAAACAGAACTTCAAATCTGTAACATGCTTGATCTGAATGAATggtgtgatttttttcatgagaaattaaaaatggttTGTTGCAGAAGTATTATTAAAGCTGTGCATTCctaattttcatgtttatttccTAATCCTAGTGAACTTTCCAACCATGATTCTAATGAATTAGATGTTGCAGCATGCAATATCATAGTAGTTGGTAAATACTATTGACTGCATTTTGTTTCTCCCTGTAGCCGTTTTCATGTCCATAACTCATAACTCGAGCTCTAAACCAAGTTATAAACCGagcaagtttaataactttgtatttattaataaattaatgtgatGAATCTTTGTATGCGCCAGCATGCAGGTGGAACAGTGACTCGTGAGCTCGAAGCTTCTCAGTACGTGCGTGTTTGATGGTGATGGGAGGAGTGCGTGTGGGTGAGAGGAGAGGGGTGTGGATTCAGCTGATATGGACGACGGAGGAATATTCCTCCATTAAAGAACATAGAAAGTATACACCATGGCCAAAAAGCTAGCAATCCACTAGCCTATTCCTTCTCTCTGTTATGCTCTTAAAAGTTTCCAAGTGCATGACAGCTATTCTCGGCAGATGAGAGTGGAGGTACAATTATTTGGAATTTCACAGAAGAAAGTGGCTTGTAAACATGGAGGTCTTAGGAGACTTGCTGGTTAAACAATGACATTTATTGGAGAAAttcttatgttattttatgaataagatatcaatatttattttcatggttactataaaacaaaaacgataaaaatatatattttttattttatgttcagCCCGACTTATATGTACTTTGACTAATCTTATAGATTCTGAAATTAATGACAATGAAAACTTTTAGTAATTCTAAGATTTATGAGACTTTAACTAATagcttctaaaaaataaattcaaaatataaccaattaaactataaattttaaaataaagattgatAAAGATATTTCACACGCTCAGATGTTTACTCTCTCCCTCTTATCTCTTTtcttctatataaaaatatatatattcagataCTTAATGGTTAATATATTCTggggaaaaagagagagagagaatcttcttctatttcttttcaaatgcCATCAGTCTGTGACCAAATTCTAACGAGAAGAAAAGATACTAAATGAATGAAGGCAGTATAATGAAAAAGGTTCATCCAACTGCCCTGCAGAATTTAAAAACCATGCATTCACGTTTCCACATCTGGTCAAAGCTTGTTGTACAAGCTGCAAGCTTGAATTATTGTAAAACCAACCTTACccctgtcaaaaaaaaaaaaaaaggacttgtATCAAAAGTCCAGCCGAAAATTTGAAATTCAGTGTTTAtggagaaataatttttaaaaaataaaaaatattattttaatatatttttaaataaaaaatatttaaaaattaaaaccgttaaaataaaattaaatcttaaaagatATAGTTAAATTGATTAGGTCATGAATTTGGTCCTAAAAATCACAAGTTCAAGTCTTACAAGTTTCAGGGTCACTATATGCTTGTACAGTTATGAATTTTAGAAGGCTCatgaaattagttaaaatagATGCAAGCTCACTCgaacatgtaattaaaaaaaaataaataaaataaaattatataaaaaatattaattggaagaagaaaaatcgCAGCCGTCGTGCAAACACTGTATAACAGCACGTACTTTTTTGAACAGTAGAAGCACTTATATCTGACAAACAAATCTAGTGTTGATATGGCCGCTTCCTGTCCCTCTAGCCGCACTTACCTGGAAACTTCAATATTCAGTATTCTAGGCTTAAAAAATGACACTGCCTCACCATTTCCCTTTAAAGAAGAGAGTGTGAACTCCTGCTGAAGAAGGAAAAACTGTGGTTTTAGCGCGATACACTTATTGTGTGcatatcaatcttttgatttttctgcaaAACTTCTGGTTTAATCTAGCAAGTTCAGGCTTTTGATTCTTGATTGGCTCCTGAGCCATATAGTTccgtctttttttcttttcattttcccaGATAGTTCATGAATAACCTTTTCCAAGAATACCCAAATTCCATGAACAGATTCGTATTTGACCACGCTTCAGTTTCTTTCTCTCCAAATAGGGATCTTGTTAATGGATATAAACTCAATGATACCTTGAGTAGTCCAAAtccatcttttaattatttcaatcctGAATCGCCTAGTGACtcaacatcatcatcttcttcctcaAATTCATGTTCTGAAGTATATGGTCCAAGCAATAATGTTACTCTCAAGTTCATAAGCGATGTGCTTTTGGAGGAGGACTTGGAGGGTAAGACATGTATGTTGCAGGACTGTTTAACCCTCCAAGCCGCCGAGAAATCCTTATACGATGTCCTTGGTCAGGAGTACCCCCATTCGTCGAATCAAATTCTTTCTTGTTTCAATCAAAATGTTGAAAGCCCGAATGATGGTGTCACTTGGATTAACAATACTGGTAGCACCAACGGCTATCATACTGCTAACAACTTGGTTGAAAAATCCGATTGGATTTTTGATCAAGCTGATTTGGAGTTATCTCAAGTACCGCAATCCTCTCCGGTTCTCTCCCTTGAAAAAACCCCTCTAGGAACAGATTTCCAAGGTCCGGCGCATCCTTATGAGATGCTCAGCAAAGGGGAAGGAGAAGCCGGCATTTCTCTTTCAACTAGTGATTATTTGATGTCATCTCCAGAGCGCAGCTCCTCCAACCCTCCGGACAAGGAGGAGAGAGGCTACTCACCAAATAGTTCACGGGGAAGGAAAAATCATCAGCGCGAAGATAGTGATGATTTAGAAGAAGAGAGGGGCAAGAAGCATTCTGCACTTTCTCCTGCAGAGTCCGAGCAGTCAGAGTTGTTTGACGAGGTATTGCTTTGTTCAGGTGCACAGAATGTGTCTGCATCATGTGCTCTTCTGGACAAGTCACAAAATGGAGCAGGGAGAAATGAACAGAGAAAAGGGTCTAATGGTAGAGCGGCACGCgcaaagagaaaggaaaataaagaagaagttgTGGATTTGAGCTCTCTCCTCACCCAATGTGCACAAGCTGTGGCAATTGGTGACCAAAGAACTGCAAGTGAGCTACTTAAGCAGATTAGGCAACACTCTTCTCCATTTGGTGATGCAAATCAAAGGTTGGCGCATTACTTTGCTAATGCCCTTGATACACGTTTAGCCGGCACTATGACACCTACATTTGCACCAATTGCAAGTCACAGAACATCAGCAGCTGAGAGTGTAAAAGCTTATCAGGTATATGTTAGAGCATGCCCATTCAAAAGGATGTCTAATTTCTTCGCCAACAGGACAATTCTGAAACTTGCAAAGAAAGCAACAAGACTACACATTATTGATTTTGGCATTCTTTACGGTTTTCAATGGCCTTGCCTAATCCAGCGTTTATCAGAAAGACCTGGTGGACCTCCCAGGCTACGTATTACAGGAATTGAGCTTCCCCAACCAGATTTCCGGCCTGCAGAAAGGGTTGAGGAGACAGGCCGTCgcttagaaaaatattgtgaGAGGTTTAAAGTCCCTTTCGAGTATGATGCCATAGCACAGAAATGGGAAACCATCAGATATGAGGATCTCAGAATTGACGAAGACGAGATGATTGTCGTCAACAGTTTATATCGGCTAAGGAACCTCCCCGATGACACAGTTGTGGAGAATAGTGCAAGAGACGCTGTTTTGAAGTTGATCAACAAGATCAAACCAGACATGTTTATCCATGGGGTTGTAAATGGTGCTTTCAATGCGCCATACTTTGTCACTAGGTTCCGAGAGGCACTCTACCATTACTCCTCATTGTTTGATATGTTTGAGGCTAATGTGTCACGTGAAGATGAAAACAGAATGCTGTTTGAAAAAGAGCGATACGGAAGAGAGATTATCAATGTGATAGCATGTGAGGGCACATCAAGAGTTGAAAGGCCAGAGACATACAAGCAGTGGCAGTCGAGAAATCTGAGAGCTGGGTTCAGGCAACTTACCTTAGATCCGGAGCTTTTCAAGGACGTGAGATCTGTGGTGAAATCAGAGTACCATAAAGATTTTGTTGTTGATGCAGATGGCCAGTGGATGCTTCAGGGATGGAAGGGGAGAATAATCCATGCTCTTTCTGTTTGGGAACCAGTCCAAGAATAACAACATAAATCTTTCTGTGCTCATAAATACTTGGAATTGCTGTTTTTTTAAGATCCTGTTAGAAGTTTTTCTACATCATATGTAAATTTCACCTCAGATATCTCagtataacttttttttgtacAGTATATGAAATAGACTTGGCGATAAATTTATCATCTTAGCAGTGATTTTGTACATATGTTCACCCTCTTCGTGTCCTAATCCAACGAACATACATTTTCTAGCCAAACAAAATGCGTATAAAATCCTTGTTGCGGTCCACTGTGTAAACTTTCACTTCATTTCTGGGGATTGCTTTTCTAATCTGGTATTCTTTTGCACAATACCCCGGGGGTGGTGGGTTCTGGTGCGGTGCttttcatgcaaaaaaatattaaaaaaattattttttatttttaaaaaactatttttaatatcaacgcatcaaaataatcgaaaaatattaaaaaaaatattaatttaaaataaaaaaataaaacattttaaatttttttaaaaatatttaaaaaaaaataaaataaaaaaacaaacaactcaaATTAAGCCGAACTTTACTTCTTATACTCAGTTAACACCATTATTGTGCTTCTTACAAACTACATGTCAAATACTTAAGCTTTTGCAATTATAAAGTGTTAGAaattgtagttgttttttaaaatatttttttatttttaaatttattttttacattagtataatttgaaaatactttaagaatattaatttaaagtaaaaaaaaattaaaaaaaaaaattttttttaaaatacttttaaaaaacaaaaataaacaaactcttaaaTAAACTGTGCTGCCAAAGTTATTTCATTCTTATACAGTAGCACAAGAAATAGAATTCTTTCAATTGAACACACTTATTACTACACTAAGCTCCCTAATTAGCATTCAATGACTTCTAAACAACCTTAGTCATTGCTTATAAATgtttattattgtgttgtggttgtgtttttttttaaattaatttttttaattgttttgatgtgttaatgtcaaaaataaattttaaaaaataaaaaatatattattttaatatattttcaaataaaaaatactttgaaaaacaaccgctaccacaataaCAAACCCTAACTAAAACTATATGGGAATAACATGCAAAAACATATCATCATGAATGCAAGAACGCAAGCCAAAGATACAAGTCTTCTCATTTCCAGATGATCATAAGAACATATTGAGAAGATAGCCGGAGATTTGGACCATAAGTATCTTCGAAGTATAGCAGATTTGGTAATGATATCAAGGACCTTGGTTAAATTACAAGGACATCTAAAATGCTAGTTCAAAAACTCAGGTCACATGTCTACGTAAATAGAGGCACTTAGGTATCAAGTTAGTCTTGTCCTCTGAATCAATTTACAAAGGTCTTCCA is a window encoding:
- the LOC7465101 gene encoding scarecrow-like protein 14, which translates into the protein MNNLFQEYPNSMNRFVFDHASVSFSPNRDLVNGYKLNDTLSSPNPSFNYFNPESPSDSTSSSSSSNSCSEVYGPSNNVTLKFISDVLLEEDLEGKTCMLQDCLTLQAAEKSLYDVLGQEYPHSSNQILSCFNQNVESPNDGVTWINNTGSTNGYHTANNLVEKSDWIFDQADLELSQVPQSSPVLSLEKTPLGTDFQGPAHPYEMLSKGEGEAGISLSTSDYLMSSPERSSSNPPDKEERGYSPNSSRGRKNHQREDSDDLEEERGKKHSALSPAESEQSELFDEVLLCSGAQNVSASCALLDKSQNGAGRNEQRKGSNGRAARAKRKENKEEVVDLSSLLTQCAQAVAIGDQRTASELLKQIRQHSSPFGDANQRLAHYFANALDTRLAGTMTPTFAPIASHRTSAAESVKAYQVYVRACPFKRMSNFFANRTILKLAKKATRLHIIDFGILYGFQWPCLIQRLSERPGGPPRLRITGIELPQPDFRPAERVEETGRRLEKYCERFKVPFEYDAIAQKWETIRYEDLRIDEDEMIVVNSLYRLRNLPDDTVVENSARDAVLKLINKIKPDMFIHGVVNGAFNAPYFVTRFREALYHYSSLFDMFEANVSREDENRMLFEKERYGREIINVIACEGTSRVERPETYKQWQSRNLRAGFRQLTLDPELFKDVRSVVKSEYHKDFVVDADGQWMLQGWKGRIIHALSVWEPVQE